A window of Planctomycetaceae bacterium contains these coding sequences:
- a CDS encoding antibiotic biosynthesis monooxygenase produces MQNTSPLASIHSESHFAVIFTSRRQLDDGIDYSIAARRMFELATLQDGFLGIDSVRDADLKGITVSYWRDLDAIRAWYAVSEHRNVQELGRRLWYTAYTVRICEVQRSYHFRRDDPESKPGGE; encoded by the coding sequence ATGCAGAACACCTCCCCCCTCGCAAGTATTCACTCAGAATCGCATTTCGCGGTTATCTTTACTTCACGCCGTCAACTGGACGACGGCATCGACTACTCGATTGCGGCAAGACGTATGTTCGAGCTCGCTACCCTGCAGGACGGTTTCCTTGGTATTGACTCGGTACGCGACGCAGACCTTAAAGGAATTACTGTTTCATATTGGCGTGATCTGGATGCCATCAGGGCCTGGTATGCAGTTTCCGAACATCGCAATGTCCAGGAACTTGGTCGACGACTTTGGTATACTGCTTACACGGTGCGTATTTGCGAGGTCCAGCGTTCTTACCACTTTCGCCGGGACGACCCAGAATCCAAACCAGGCGGCGAATGA